In Crassostrea angulata isolate pt1a10 chromosome 6, ASM2561291v2, whole genome shotgun sequence, a genomic segment contains:
- the LOC128188127 gene encoding ADP-ribosylation factor-like protein 2-binding protein isoform X1: MASNSNTEEGKPDGIEPMEFAFPEEDLAISSSNAIDTKFDEAVGHIEDIIMEDEFQTLQNDFMEKYYLEFEDTEENKFCYTDIHREYIELIEKYLEEELSKRIENFSMGEFTKTIMERKNELEGEIFEMLLTFSDFMSFKEMFLDYRAEKEGRNVDLSMGITVTSMHGGPDFEDDDDHDMNDHDMHFGGGLSLTGHSFGQQH, encoded by the exons ATGGAATAGAACCTATGGAGTTTGCCTTCCCAGAAGAAGACTTAGCCATTTCAAG TTCAAATGCCATAGATACAAAATTTGATGAGGCTGTAGGCCATATAGAAGACATTATAATGG aGGATGAATTCCAGACTTTACAGAATGATTTTATGGAAAAATATTACCTTGAATTTGAGGACACTGAAGAAAACAAATTCTGTTACACAGATATACACAGGGAATAT ATAGAACTTATAGAAAAATACCTTGAAGAAGAATTATCCAAGAGGATAGAAAATTTTTCCATGGGGGAGTTTACCAAAACAATCAT GGAACGCAAAAATGAACTTGAAGGTGAAATCTTCGAGATGCTTCTGACCTTCAGCGACTTTAtgtctttcaaagaaatgttCCTGGATTACAGAGCT GAGAAAGAGGGGCGCAATGTTGATTTGAGTATGGGAATCACTGTTACTTCCATGCACGGTGGTCCCGATTTTGAGGATGATGATGACCACGATATGAACGATCATGACATGCACTTTGGTGGAGGATTGTCGTTAACTGGACATTCATTTGGACAACAACACTGA
- the LOC128188128 gene encoding gamma-glutamylcyclotransferase-like: MEGRYFMYFAYGSNLLRQRLTLQNPSAQFQAIGKLQNYRLNFKSPSDPSRSRWRGGAATIEPHSGGVVWGVVWKLNETDKESLDRQEGVYDPIFVDVITPDNQNHNCRTYMMQEAHITDRYDNRPSPHYKDVLVKGAQQNSVPPTYIEYLQNVEDNGYSGEIPVYNSVMDTLNSGS, from the exons ATGGAGGGTAGATACTTTATGTACTTTGCTTATGGAAGCAACCTTTTACGCCAAAGACTGACTTTGCAAAACCCTTCTGCTCAATTCCAAGCCATTGGAAAACTGCAG AACTACAGACTAAATTTCAAATCGCCGTCTGACCCCAGCAGATCTCGCTGGAGGGGTGGCGCCGCTACCATAGAACCCCACTCTGGAGGAGTGGTCTGGGGAGTAGTATGGAAGCTGAATGAGACAGATAAAGAAAGCCTTGATAG ACAAGAAGGCGTTTATGATCCCATTTTTGTGGATGTCATCACACCTGATAACCAAAACCACAATTGTCGCACTTACATGATGCAGGAGGCGCACATCACGGACAGGTATGACAACCGCCCCTCCCCCCACTACAAGGACGTGCTAGTGAAGGGTGCCCAACAGAACAGCGTACCCCCAACCTACATAGAATATCTACAGAATGTGGAAGACAACGGGTATTCTGGGGAGATCCCCGTGTATAATTCAGTCATGGACACTCTCAACTCTGGTTCCTAA
- the LOC128188127 gene encoding ADP-ribosylation factor-like protein 2-binding protein isoform X2 yields MSVCVYGIEPMEFAFPEEDLAISSSNAIDTKFDEAVGHIEDIIMEDEFQTLQNDFMEKYYLEFEDTEENKFCYTDIHREYIELIEKYLEEELSKRIENFSMGEFTKTIMERKNELEGEIFEMLLTFSDFMSFKEMFLDYRAEKEGRNVDLSMGITVTSMHGGPDFEDDDDHDMNDHDMHFGGGLSLTGHSFGQQH; encoded by the exons ATGAGTGTCTGTGTTT ATGGAATAGAACCTATGGAGTTTGCCTTCCCAGAAGAAGACTTAGCCATTTCAAG TTCAAATGCCATAGATACAAAATTTGATGAGGCTGTAGGCCATATAGAAGACATTATAATGG aGGATGAATTCCAGACTTTACAGAATGATTTTATGGAAAAATATTACCTTGAATTTGAGGACACTGAAGAAAACAAATTCTGTTACACAGATATACACAGGGAATAT ATAGAACTTATAGAAAAATACCTTGAAGAAGAATTATCCAAGAGGATAGAAAATTTTTCCATGGGGGAGTTTACCAAAACAATCAT GGAACGCAAAAATGAACTTGAAGGTGAAATCTTCGAGATGCTTCTGACCTTCAGCGACTTTAtgtctttcaaagaaatgttCCTGGATTACAGAGCT GAGAAAGAGGGGCGCAATGTTGATTTGAGTATGGGAATCACTGTTACTTCCATGCACGGTGGTCCCGATTTTGAGGATGATGATGACCACGATATGAACGATCATGACATGCACTTTGGTGGAGGATTGTCGTTAACTGGACATTCATTTGGACAACAACACTGA